The following proteins come from a genomic window of Pararhodobacter sp.:
- a CDS encoding cation:proton antiporter, whose translation MRMDIVVIVAIIAGLFVVIGLSEPVAARLRLPATVVLALMGIVIGIVSTALVTLPVPDGIAAAAAAIQDLPIRANLFLYVFLPTLIFQVSLSLDIRRMLDDWVPILLLAVVAVVVSTLAVGWALYPIAGLSLMTCLMIGAIVSTTDPSAVVGIFRATPAPQRLARIVEGESLLNDAAAIALFGLFFAFVAFGIPNPQLSNVAYQFPWLLIGGGITGWIVGRVALSAIARLSLHPLGQMSMSVALPYLVFLLAETLLGASGVVAVVAAGLAVNFHAPGLLSPPTRAQLGDTWDLLAYWAGGLIFVLAALLIPNLLANVTLHDLFLIAVTVVAALAARATILFGLLPLMSRLKLSPRIDTKYRTAILWGGLRGAVTLALALTVTESVRIPSDIKRHVGIIATGFTLFTLIVQGTTLRFVIAKLGLDRLSKLDQALSAQVVAVALQTVRETVADTARDFGLAQETVREEAKRFATRVDDAVAKADEGTEIADRDRITLGLVALAGRERDMILEAFKEGLLPASLANRMIADVDRLIEGTRSGGRLGYLTTARLTRGAGLTDRVASVLHNRLGLSAPLERMTADRFEHLVARVAILRDLHAFIDTRIRRIHGKRVGDLLHDLLERRMDEADQALAGLRLQFPGYAEDLERRLIRQIVLSQEELEYSALVDDGLIGPELRLVLNDGIARRRAALAKRPHLDLDVQREVLVAGFPLFAGMSPETRAALGKKMRTVYASRGTVLLKQHELPNKVWFIASGAVEQVRAGQVYRLGRGEMFGHLALLRRNARRGHTTAITQCTLLTLDEARFLQLLKSDESLRDAVLDSAQKRGVALDDSTLSKL comes from the coding sequence ATGCGCATGGATATTGTTGTCATTGTCGCCATCATTGCCGGTTTGTTCGTTGTCATCGGGTTGTCGGAACCCGTGGCAGCGCGCTTGCGCCTGCCCGCGACCGTGGTTCTGGCCTTGATGGGCATTGTGATCGGCATCGTGTCAACGGCTCTGGTCACGCTGCCGGTGCCCGACGGAATCGCCGCCGCCGCCGCCGCCATCCAGGATCTTCCGATCCGCGCCAACCTGTTCCTCTATGTCTTTCTGCCGACGCTGATTTTTCAGGTCTCGCTGTCCCTCGACATCCGCCGCATGTTGGATGACTGGGTGCCGATCCTGCTGCTGGCGGTGGTCGCCGTTGTGGTCAGTACGCTGGCGGTCGGCTGGGCGCTTTATCCGATTGCCGGGTTGTCGTTGATGACCTGCCTGATGATCGGCGCGATTGTCTCGACCACCGACCCCTCGGCCGTGGTCGGCATTTTCCGCGCGACCCCCGCCCCGCAACGGCTGGCGCGCATTGTCGAGGGCGAAAGCCTGCTGAATGACGCAGCCGCCATCGCGCTGTTCGGTCTGTTCTTTGCCTTCGTGGCCTTTGGCATCCCCAACCCGCAGCTTTCCAATGTCGCGTATCAGTTTCCCTGGCTGCTGATTGGCGGCGGCATCACCGGTTGGATCGTCGGGCGTGTGGCGCTTTCGGCCATTGCGCGGCTGTCACTGCACCCGCTGGGACAAATGTCGATGTCGGTCGCCCTGCCCTATCTGGTGTTCTTGCTGGCCGAGACCTTGCTGGGTGCGTCGGGCGTGGTCGCCGTGGTGGCCGCCGGACTGGCGGTCAATTTCCATGCGCCCGGCCTCTTGTCACCGCCCACGCGCGCGCAACTGGGGGACACCTGGGACCTGCTGGCCTATTGGGCCGGAGGGTTGATCTTTGTGCTGGCCGCCCTGTTGATCCCCAACCTGCTGGCCAATGTCACGCTGCATGATCTTTTCCTGATTGCCGTGACCGTTGTTGCCGCGCTGGCGGCGCGCGCGACGATCCTGTTCGGCCTGTTACCCTTGATGAGCCGCCTGAAGCTGTCGCCGAGGATCGACACCAAATACCGCACGGCTATTCTCTGGGGGGGGCTGCGCGGTGCCGTGACCCTGGCGCTGGCGCTGACGGTCACTGAAAGCGTGCGGATTCCGTCGGATATCAAGCGTCATGTGGGTATCATCGCCACCGGCTTCACCCTGTTCACCTTGATTGTTCAGGGCACCACGCTGCGCTTCGTGATCGCCAAGCTGGGGTTGGACCGGTTGTCGAAACTCGATCAGGCCCTGTCGGCGCAGGTCGTCGCCGTGGCCCTGCAAACCGTGCGCGAGACGGTGGCCGACACGGCGCGCGATTTCGGCCTGGCGCAGGAAACCGTGCGCGAGGAGGCCAAACGCTTTGCCACCCGCGTCGATGATGCCGTGGCAAAGGCGGATGAGGGCACCGAGATCGCCGACCGCGACCGCATCACACTGGGGCTGGTGGCGCTGGCCGGGCGCGAACGGGACATGATCCTTGAAGCCTTCAAGGAAGGCCTGTTGCCCGCCAGTTTGGCCAACCGCATGATTGCCGATGTCGACCGCTTGATCGAGGGCACGCGCAGCGGCGGGCGCCTGGGCTATCTGACCACCGCCCGCTTGACGCGCGGCGCGGGGCTGACCGACCGCGTGGCCAGCGTGTTGCACAACCGCCTGGGTTTGTCCGCCCCCCTCGAACGGATGACCGCAGACCGATTCGAGCATCTGGTGGCGCGGGTGGCAATTTTGCGCGACCTGCACGCCTTCATCGACACGCGCATCCGGCGCATTCATGGCAAACGCGTCGGCGATCTGCTGCACGATTTGCTGGAACGGCGCATGGACGAGGCCGATCAGGCGCTGGCCGGTCTGCGGCTGCAATTTCCCGGCTATGCCGAGGATCTTGAACGTCGCCTGATCCGGCAGATCGTTCTGTCACAGGAAGAGCTGGAGTATTCCGCGCTGGTCGATGACGGATTGATCGGCCCTGAACTGCGCTTGGTGCTGAACGACGGCATTGCCCGCCGACGGGCCGCCTTGGCGAAACGCCCGCATCTGGATCTGGATGTGCAACGCGAAGTGCTGGTCGCAGGCTTCCCGCTGTTCGCGGGGATGTCGCCGGAAACGCGCGCCGCCCTGGGCAAGAAGATGCGCACGGTCTATGCGTCGCGCGGGACAGTCTTACTGAAACAACATGAATTGCCGAACAAGGTCTGGTTCATCGCCTCGGGCGCGGTCGAGCAGGTGCGCGCCGGTCAGGTGTATCGTTTGGGCCGCGGCGAGATGTTTGGCCATCTGGCGTTGCTGCGCCGCAACGCGCGCCGCGGGCACACGACCGCCATCACCCAATGCACCTTGCTGACCCTCGACGAAGCGCGGTTCTTGCAGTTGCTCAAAAGCGATGAAAGCCTGCGCGACGCGGTGCTCGACAGCGCGCAGAAACGTGGCGTCGCGCTTGATGATTCGACGCTGAGCAAGCTCTAG
- the gap gene encoding type I glyceraldehyde-3-phosphate dehydrogenase, translating into MTTTVAINGFGRIGRLILRALLEQNRLDIEIVAINDLGSVEANAHLLRFDSVHGRLNAEVTTGEDWIDVGRGRIRVTALRNPADLPWSDIDVVLECTGVFRDADKAKVYLENGASRVLVSAPSKGADRTIVYGVNHQTLRADDKIISNASCTTNCLAPVAKVLNESVGIVKGFMTTIHAYTGDQPTLDTLHKDLYRARAAALSMIPTSTGAAKAVGLVLPELDGKLDGVAIRIPTPNVSAIDLTIDSARATTVDEVNAALIAASEGPLKGILGVTTAENVSIDFNHDPRSAIVALDQTKVMDGTMVRVMAWYDNEWGFSNRMLDTVAEIAKLR; encoded by the coding sequence ATGACCACCACGGTTGCCATCAACGGTTTCGGCCGCATTGGGCGTCTGATCTTGCGCGCACTGCTCGAGCAAAACCGCTTGGATATCGAAATCGTCGCCATCAATGATCTGGGCTCGGTCGAGGCCAACGCCCATCTGCTGCGCTTTGACAGCGTCCACGGACGCCTGAACGCCGAGGTCACCACCGGCGAGGACTGGATTGACGTCGGCCGCGGCCGAATTCGGGTGACGGCGCTGCGCAACCCGGCTGACCTGCCGTGGTCCGATATCGACGTGGTGCTGGAATGCACCGGCGTGTTCCGCGATGCCGACAAGGCCAAGGTCTATCTGGAAAACGGCGCGTCGCGTGTGCTGGTCTCGGCCCCCTCGAAAGGGGCCGACCGGACCATCGTCTACGGCGTCAACCATCAGACCCTGCGCGCTGACGACAAGATCATCTCGAACGCCAGCTGCACCACCAACTGCCTGGCCCCGGTGGCCAAGGTGCTCAATGAGTCGGTGGGCATCGTCAAAGGGTTCATGACCACGATCCACGCCTATACCGGCGACCAGCCGACATTGGACACGCTGCACAAGGATCTCTACCGGGCACGCGCCGCGGCGCTCAGCATGATCCCGACCTCGACCGGCGCGGCCAAGGCCGTGGGGCTGGTGTTGCCCGAGCTGGACGGCAAGCTTGACGGCGTGGCGATTCGGATTCCGACGCCCAATGTGTCGGCCATCGACCTGACCATCGACTCTGCGCGTGCCACCACCGTCGATGAGGTGAACGCCGCCCTGATCGCCGCCTCGGAGGGGCCGCTCAAGGGCATTCTGGGCGTCACCACCGCCGAGAACGTGTCGATTGATTTCAACCATGATCCGCGCTCTGCCATTGTCGCCCTGGACCAGACCAAGGTGATGGATGGCACCATGGTTCGGGTCATGGCCTGGTACGACAACGAGTGGGGATTTTCGAACCGTATGCTCGATACCGTTGCGGAAATTGCCAAACTGCGCTGA
- the gap gene encoding type I glyceraldehyde-3-phosphate dehydrogenase, with protein MTIRLAINGFGRIGRCTLAHIAESARNDVEVVAINATGPIETNAHLLKYDSVHGRFPGQIRVEGNTLDLGRGPIRVMSTYDPQELDWDGVDVVLECTGKFNDRDKAAVHLTRGAKRVLVSAPAKNADKTIVYGVNHRALTGEHLVVSNGSCTTNCLAPLAKVLNDAIGIESGIMTTIHSYTGDQPTLDRRHADLYRARAAAMAMIPTSTGAAKALGEVLPELAGKLDGTAIRVPTPNVSAVDLTFIAGRDVTVQDVNEIMQKAAAGSMGAVLSYDPEPKVSIDFNHTTYSSIFAPDQTKVTGTRLVRVLAWYDNEWGFSARMADVAGAMGRLI; from the coding sequence ATGACAATCAGACTTGCCATCAATGGTTTTGGACGCATCGGTCGTTGCACCCTTGCGCATATCGCCGAAAGCGCGCGCAACGATGTTGAAGTGGTCGCGATCAACGCCACCGGCCCGATCGAGACCAACGCGCATTTGCTGAAATACGACAGCGTACATGGCCGCTTTCCGGGGCAGATCCGGGTTGAGGGCAATACGCTGGATCTGGGCCGCGGTCCGATCCGCGTCATGTCCACCTATGACCCGCAAGAGCTGGATTGGGACGGCGTCGATGTGGTGCTGGAATGCACCGGCAAATTCAACGACCGCGACAAGGCCGCCGTGCACCTGACCCGTGGCGCCAAGCGCGTTCTGGTCTCGGCCCCGGCCAAGAACGCGGACAAGACCATTGTTTACGGCGTCAACCACCGTGCGTTGACCGGCGAACACCTGGTTGTCTCGAACGGCTCGTGCACGACGAACTGCCTCGCGCCGCTGGCCAAGGTGTTGAACGACGCAATCGGCATTGAATCGGGCATCATGACCACGATTCACAGCTACACCGGCGATCAGCCAACGCTGGACCGCCGCCACGCCGACCTTTACCGCGCGCGCGCCGCCGCCATGGCGATGATCCCGACCTCGACCGGGGCCGCCAAAGCCTTGGGCGAGGTGTTGCCCGAATTGGCCGGCAAGCTTGATGGCACCGCGATTCGCGTGCCCACGCCAAACGTCTCCGCCGTCGATCTGACCTTTATCGCGGGTCGTGACGTGACCGTGCAGGACGTCAACGAGATCATGCAAAAAGCAGCGGCGGGGTCGATGGGGGCGGTGTTGTCCTATGATCCAGAGCCCAAGGTGTCGATCGACTTCAACCACACCACCTATTCCTCGATCTTTGCACCGGACCAAACCAAGGTTACCGGCACGCGGTTGGTGCGGGTCTTGGCGTGGTATGACAATGAATGGGGCTTCTCGGCGCGGATGGCCGATGTTGCCGGCGCCATGGGCCGCTTGATCTGA
- a CDS encoding DUF1294 domain-containing protein gives MITQIAIAVYMIALNTAAFWLFVHDKRAAIAGTRRIPEDRLLAVAFLGGSIGCKLGQMINRHKIRKEPFRQQLNGILAVQIVAMAAAFALHMVQNTYIPVIIN, from the coding sequence ATGATCACTCAGATCGCAATCGCCGTCTACATGATTGCCTTGAACACGGCCGCGTTTTGGCTTTTTGTCCATGACAAACGCGCGGCGATTGCCGGAACCCGCCGCATCCCCGAGGATCGGTTGCTGGCGGTGGCGTTTCTGGGCGGATCCATCGGCTGCAAGCTGGGGCAGATGATCAACCGCCACAAGATCCGCAAAGAGCCGTTTCGCCAGCAGCTGAACGGCATCCTCGCGGTGCAGATCGTCGCGATGGCGGCGGCCTTTGCGCTGCATATGGTGCAGAACACCTATATTCCGGTCATCATCAACTGA
- a CDS encoding threonine aldolase family protein codes for MFFASDNTSGAPDQVMQALLRANDGFSLGYGADSLMDRVRGQIREVFEAPEAAVYLVATGTAANALAIASHVQPWHAIYCHRVAHIEEDECNAPEFYAGGAKLTLLDGADGIIDPHDLRMRLAGASNAVHHAQPGLLSLTNLTERGARYSVAQIAELAAIAKSHGLPVHLDGARFANAIVAEGCTPAEMTWRAGVDVVSFGGTKNGLLGVEAVVMFDPARAREFELRRKRGGHLVSKHRYLSAQMEAYLTDGLWLDLAARANASAARLEQGLIKAGASLIHPRGGNLLFAQLPRAAHRALRAAGAVYYDWPGDHADGPDDELLQARFVASWSTTEAHVDRFVTALAQAISG; via the coding sequence ATGTTTTTCGCCTCTGACAACACCTCGGGCGCGCCCGATCAAGTGATGCAGGCCCTGCTGCGGGCCAATGACGGGTTCTCGCTGGGCTATGGTGCCGACTCGCTGATGGACCGGGTGCGCGGTCAGATTCGCGAGGTGTTCGAGGCCCCGGAGGCCGCCGTGTATCTGGTCGCGACCGGGACAGCGGCCAATGCGCTGGCGATTGCCAGTCATGTGCAGCCGTGGCACGCGATCTATTGCCACCGCGTCGCCCATATCGAAGAGGATGAATGCAACGCGCCCGAGTTTTACGCCGGCGGCGCAAAGCTGACCTTGCTGGACGGGGCCGACGGGATCATCGACCCGCACGACCTGCGCATGCGGCTGGCGGGGGCGTCAAATGCCGTGCATCACGCGCAACCCGGCCTTCTCAGCCTGACCAACCTGACCGAACGCGGCGCACGCTATTCCGTGGCGCAGATCGCCGAACTGGCGGCGATCGCCAAATCCCACGGCCTGCCCGTGCATCTGGACGGCGCGCGATTCGCCAATGCCATCGTCGCCGAGGGCTGCACCCCTGCCGAGATGACGTGGCGCGCGGGGGTGGATGTGGTCAGCTTTGGCGGCACGAAAAACGGCTTGCTGGGTGTCGAGGCGGTGGTGATGTTCGACCCGGCCCGCGCGCGGGAATTCGAGCTGCGGCGCAAGCGCGGCGGGCATCTGGTGTCCAAGCATCGGTATTTGTCGGCACAGATGGAGGCCTATCTGACCGACGGTCTCTGGCTGGACCTGGCGGCGCGCGCCAATGCCAGCGCGGCGCGGCTGGAACAGGGGCTGATCAAGGCCGGTGCCAGTTTGATCCATCCGCGCGGCGGAAATCTGCTGTTTGCGCAATTGCCGCGCGCCGCGCACCGGGCGTTGCGGGCGGCGGGTGCGGTGTATTATGACTGGCCCGGCGATCATGCCGACGGGCCTGATGATGAGCTGTTGCAGGCGCGGTTTGTCGCCTCGTGGTCCACAACCGAGGCGCATGTGGACAGGTTTGTAACGGCACTGGCGCAGGCGATTTCCGGCTGA
- a CDS encoding YcgN family cysteine cluster protein, whose protein sequence is MTLRKNFWDTVPLDQMTPQEWEALCDGCGKCCLNKLEDADTGEVFFTNIACRLLDDATCRCSNYEIRKTIVPECVVLTPDTIETTAYWMPKSCAYRRLNEGRGLADWHPLISGDPNTVHTAGISMRNRTLGEMSIPEEDWEDHIIDEEI, encoded by the coding sequence ATGACCTTGCGCAAGAATTTTTGGGACACGGTCCCCCTCGACCAGATGACGCCTCAGGAATGGGAGGCGTTGTGCGATGGCTGCGGCAAATGCTGCCTGAACAAGCTGGAGGACGCCGACACCGGCGAGGTGTTTTTCACCAATATCGCCTGCCGGTTGCTCGATGACGCGACCTGCCGCTGTTCCAACTATGAAATCCGCAAGACCATCGTGCCCGAATGCGTGGTGCTGACGCCCGACACGATTGAAACCACCGCCTACTGGATGCCGAAAAGCTGCGCCTACAGGCGGTTGAACGAGGGGCGCGGCTTGGCCGATTGGCACCCGCTGATCTCGGGCGATCCGAACACGGTGCACACGGCGGGGATCTCGATGCGCAACCGCACCTTGGGCGAGATGAGTATCCCCGAGGAAGATTGGGAAGATCACATAATCGACGAGGAAATCTGA
- a CDS encoding bifunctional riboflavin kinase/FAD synthetase, giving the protein MQTISTWTLTDEALRGASVAMGNFDGVHRGHQAVINSARRPDAPLGVITFEPHPRQVFNADGPAFRLMNAEGRRNRLERLGVDVLFELPFTKDLSSLPPDAFARDILSQGLGISHVVVGSDFCFGHKRAGNAEMLKAFGAQMGFDVTIVDLIGKADGVYSSTAIRTALSEGRVQDAADMLGHRHRIDGLVVHGAKRGRELGYPTANMVVDGLHLPKLGVYAVKVEVRSGPQRGIYDGVASLGVRPMFGINTPNFEVHLFDFKGDLYDAHLSVALVQYLRPEARFDSLPDLIAQMDQDSAQARAILAQV; this is encoded by the coding sequence ATGCAGACGATCAGCACTTGGACCCTGACCGATGAGGCGCTGCGCGGTGCTTCGGTGGCAATGGGCAATTTCGACGGCGTTCACCGTGGCCACCAGGCGGTGATCAACTCGGCACGCCGCCCCGACGCGCCGCTGGGCGTGATCACCTTCGAGCCGCATCCAAGGCAGGTGTTCAACGCCGATGGCCCGGCCTTTCGCCTGATGAACGCCGAGGGCCGTCGCAACCGGCTTGAGCGCCTGGGCGTCGATGTGCTGTTTGAACTGCCCTTCACCAAGGACCTCTCCAGCCTGCCGCCTGACGCGTTTGCCCGCGACATTCTCAGCCAGGGTCTGGGCATCAGCCATGTCGTCGTCGGCTCGGATTTCTGTTTTGGCCACAAGCGCGCAGGCAATGCCGAAATGCTCAAGGCGTTTGGCGCACAGATGGGATTTGACGTGACCATTGTCGATCTGATCGGCAAAGCGGACGGCGTCTATTCCTCGACCGCCATTCGCACGGCCCTGTCCGAGGGCCGGGTCCAGGATGCGGCGGACATGCTGGGCCACCGCCACCGCATTGACGGCCTCGTTGTGCATGGTGCCAAACGCGGGCGCGAGTTGGGGTATCCGACCGCCAATATGGTCGTGGATGGGCTGCACCTGCCGAAACTGGGGGTCTATGCCGTCAAGGTCGAGGTCCGCAGCGGGCCGCAGCGCGGCATTTATGACGGCGTCGCCTCGCTGGGGGTGCGGCCTATGTTTGGCATCAATACGCCAAATTTCGAGGTTCATCTCTTTGATTTCAAAGGCGATCTTTATGACGCACATCTGTCGGTCGCACTGGTTCAATACCTGCGGCCCGAAGCCAGGTTCGACAGCCTGCCCGACCTGATCGCACAGATGGACCAGGACAGCGCCCAGGCGCGCGCGATTTTGGCGCAGGTCTAG
- a CDS encoding MaoC family dehydratase: MGHKTGKSAMLDSRPADNLPRGTICIEDLEVGMTRHLQKLITDRDIELFAEVSTDHNPVHLDDTYARDTIFEGRIAHGMLTAGLISAVIGEQLPGHGTIYMGQNLRFLAPVRPGDTVLAEVTVREIDYGKRRVGLDCRCSVGNTTVLKGDALVLAPSRKFD, translated from the coding sequence ATGGGTCACAAAACCGGAAAATCCGCCATGCTCGACAGCCGCCCCGCCGACAATCTGCCCCGTGGTACGATCTGCATCGAAGATCTCGAAGTGGGCATGACGCGTCACCTGCAAAAGCTGATCACCGACCGCGATATCGAGCTCTTTGCCGAGGTTTCGACAGATCACAACCCGGTGCATCTGGATGACACCTATGCCCGGGACACGATCTTCGAGGGGCGCATCGCGCATGGAATGCTGACCGCCGGCCTGATTTCTGCGGTCATCGGCGAGCAATTGCCGGGTCACGGCACCATTTACATGGGGCAAAACCTGCGGTTTCTGGCCCCTGTGCGCCCCGGTGACACGGTTCTGGCCGAAGTCACCGTGCGCGAGATCGATTATGGCAAGCGCCGGGTTGGTCTTGATTGTCGCTGCTCGGTGGGCAATACCACCGTCCTGAAGGGTGACGCGCTGGTTCTGGCGCCGAGCCGCAAGTTCGACTGA